The Vibrio gazogenes DNA segment ACCGGTCACCGGTGCCGCCGATCTTGGCTCAAAAAACACATAGGACGGATTTTGTTCCAGCAACGTTTTTACTTCATCTTCAGGATGCGTCATAACCCAGTGCTTGATCGCTTTCAACGACATTTTCTCACGCGGGATCTCCCCCTGATCGATCAGCACTTTGCCGATACTGATATAGGCTTTGTTGTTTTTCCCTGCATAGGCAAAATATTCCAGAGAATCGTCATCCCTGAAATGGACAAAACCGCTGCCTTGCACCTCCATAATGAACGGATCAATCAGATTTGCAGCGTACCCCAATTCCAATCCCTGTCCGGAGAGTGCTCCTGCATAAATCTGCGCCCGGGTCGGACAATCGGCCTCACAGACCGGCATGGCATATAGTGGATAACGAAACACCTCATCAGGTGTATGGCGTAGTTCAATCACTGGTGAAAAATAACCGGTAAATAAAACATTCCCCTGTTGATCGCCCCCTTGAAGCTGAGCCGCCTGAACCCCGTACTGTTGCAATTCTGCGGGATCGCCACTTTCTTGAATCCACTCTTTCAAATGCTGATAAAGCGGCTGATAGAGCATCGCCAGTGACGGTGAATTTTGCACAACCAGCTCACTCTGGAGCGGGAATTCGGTAAAATCCCGAGGCGCGTTGGAGGTAATGGTCTCTGTCCGGTTGAGATCATTTGATAATGTGCCGTCGAGATACTGTTGAGCACGATCGGTCGGGTGCACACACCCATTGAGTATCACAGACGCCAGTATCAGGCCCAATATTTTTTTCACAGTTCGTTTTCCATCATTTACGGTTGGCAAAGCATGACAAATTGATTCATCATCTGCAATCGACAGGACGGATATTTAAACGAAATTTATCAACTTCTGACGTGCAGACAATCATGGATGAAAAAGCAATAAAAAATACTTGCCCAACAAT contains these protein-coding regions:
- the mltA gene encoding murein transglycosylase A — its product is MKKILGLILASVILNGCVHPTDRAQQYLDGTLSNDLNRTETITSNAPRDFTEFPLQSELVVQNSPSLAMLYQPLYQHLKEWIQESGDPAELQQYGVQAAQLQGGDQQGNVLFTGYFSPVIELRHTPDEVFRYPLYAMPVCEADCPTRAQIYAGALSGQGLELGYAANLIDPFIMEVQGSGFVHFRDDDSLEYFAYAGKNNKAYISIGKVLIDQGEIPREKMSLKAIKHWVMTHPEDEVKTLLEQNPSYVFFEPRSAAPVTGSAGIQLLPMASVAGDRRIFPMGTPILAEVPLLNADGSWSGTHELRLLIVLDTGGAVKDNHLDLYHGMGERAGIAAGHYRHFGRVWKLGLENSPTQAPWALPPEKLE